A single genomic interval of Actinomycetota bacterium harbors:
- a CDS encoding CooT family nickel-binding protein produces the protein MCEAKVYMEKEGNLVEFMENVITIKPEEDKLLLVDLFGEQKFVEADVKEIKLLEHKVILTERGKQQK, from the coding sequence ATGTGTGAAGCAAAGGTATATATGGAAAAAGAGGGAAATCTCGTGGAATTCATGGAAAATGTGATCACGATAAAGCCTGAAGAGGATAAATTGCTACTGGTGGATCTCTTCGGTGAGCAAAAATTCGTGGAAGCCGATGTAAAAGAGATCAAATTACTCGAACATAAAGTAATCCTCACCGAAAGGGGAAAACAACAAAAATAA
- a CDS encoding DUF3842 family protein, with product MTIVVIDGMGGSIGHQIVARLRENVPGAEIVVLGTNAIATSNMMKAGANRGATGENAVKLSANNADIIIGSISVVIPNSMMGELTPGMAEAIAASPAQKILLPLSHPHIDLIGVTHLPLPHLMDEAIALLKKKLGLPQEVKEDV from the coding sequence ATGACCATAGTGGTTATCGATGGAATGGGTGGGAGCATTGGACATCAGATAGTCGCTCGCTTGCGGGAAAATGTACCTGGGGCTGAGATAGTGGTTTTGGGGACAAATGCCATTGCCACAAGCAATATGATGAAAGCCGGCGCCAACCGAGGTGCTACGGGAGAAAATGCGGTAAAGCTCTCCGCAAACAACGCCGACATCATCATCGGATCGATATCGGTGGTGATCCCAAATTCTATGATGGGGGAGCTCACTCCAGGCATGGCCGAGGCCATCGCTGCTTCGCCCGCCCAGAAGATTCTACTACCCTTAAGCCACCCCCATATCGACTTGATTGGAGTCACTCACCTGCCCCTACCACATTTAATGGACGAGGCCATAGCCTTGCTGAAGAAAAAACTTGGTCTACCACAGGAGGTCAAAGAAGATGTGTGA
- the trxA gene encoding thioredoxin TrxA has protein sequence MGEKVIDLNDDNFKEEVLKSNIPVLVDFWAAWCGPCRIIAPILDEIAGEYGGKIKVTKLNVDDNPNTAAQYDILSIPTLILFKNGEVQKKLVGALSKKKIIDELSPWLE, from the coding sequence ATGGGCGAGAAAGTCATCGATTTAAACGACGATAATTTCAAAGAAGAGGTTCTAAAATCGAACATCCCTGTCCTCGTGGATTTCTGGGCTGCCTGGTGTGGTCCTTGTAGAATTATTGCGCCCATTCTTGATGAAATAGCTGGAGAGTATGGAGGAAAAATAAAGGTGACCAAATTAAATGTGGATGATAATCCAAACACAGCTGCACAATATGATATCCTGAGCATCCCCACCCTTATCCTATTTAAAAACGGAGAAGTGCAGAAAAAATTGGTGGGTGCTCTGTCTAAAAAGAAAATTATCGATGAACTTTCACCCTGGCTCGAATAA